A genomic segment from Rickettsiella endosymbiont of Miltochrista miniata encodes:
- a CDS encoding type IV secretion IcmS family protein, with protein MELKKALHSIAKALRANFTLKGRPITYDEVFSEVGLLPAIARRADQLCSLCLGYGIGVSFDEIEQSLLGVKANFDEVTPNILRYLCITDVLCELMQNGGSTTQTPLDELMYD; from the coding sequence ATGGAATTAAAAAAAGCATTACATTCCATTGCCAAGGCCTTACGGGCCAATTTTACTTTAAAGGGTAGACCCATTACCTATGATGAGGTTTTTTCTGAAGTGGGGTTGTTGCCTGCTATTGCTCGTCGAGCTGATCAACTATGTTCGCTTTGTTTAGGCTATGGAATTGGTGTTAGTTTTGATGAGATAGAACAATCTTTGCTAGGCGTGAAAGCAAATTTTGATGAAGTCACACCAAATATTTTACGTTATCTTTGTATTACGGATGTATTATGTGAGTTGATGCAAAATGGAGGCTCAACTACTCAAACCCCGCTTGATGAACTCATGTACGACTAG
- the icmT gene encoding IcmT/TraK family protein, producing MARVPTAAHWRDSARIPRFFLIDARAAFPLLLFLLHIRVWSFVLALLAMAFFGLLERYGFSVTVFLRWLRTVLAGPRKIAIPWWKE from the coding sequence ATGGCACGGGTTCCTACAGCAGCACATTGGCGTGATTCAGCGCGCATACCTCGATTTTTTTTAATCGATGCGCGTGCGGCTTTCCCATTACTCTTATTTTTGTTACATATTCGCGTTTGGAGCTTTGTATTGGCGTTACTGGCCATGGCCTTTTTTGGCTTATTAGAGCGCTATGGTTTTTCGGTTACGGTTTTTTTACGTTGGTTGCGTACGGTATTGGCTGGGCCGCGTAAGATAGCTATTCCATGGTGGAAGGAGTAG